A window of Macaca mulatta isolate MMU2019108-1 chromosome 7, T2T-MMU8v2.0, whole genome shotgun sequence genomic DNA:
ATTTCCTAAAGGAACTTTAAAATAATCTTCGCCAGTGATAAACACTTTTAATGTTAGCATTTACTTTGTGTAACCAAAATGAAAACCAGTTTGCAATATAGTCTATTATTAAGCAGAAGGAAACTCTACTATCTTAGTTACTAACTAAACCTGTGAAATAACTTGAATTGTGTTCTTAAagctattcatttaaaaaataaataaaagattagagCAACTATAAAAATTGTGCTTAAAACCCtatgaaaattaatttctagGTAGTTACCTTGATTACAATCAATAACATTGCAAAATTCCCTGACGttgttttcattgatttcagCTTGCTTTCTTTCAATAAATGCAGATATTCGTCTGTCAATCTACAAACAACAAGTTTTAACAGTGTaaacataagatttttaaaaataataccctCTCACCCCCGCCAGAAAAACTTACTTCTGCTTTTCCAGCCTTTATCTGAACTACTTCTGGATCAAAATGGATCTGTGTCTTTTTCACATCTCCTAAATcactttctttgtgtttttcttcctcttgtaGGTCACCAATGGAAAATTTGTCATTTGCTTCATTTTTGTTCCCCATTTCTGTTTTTCCTATCTCTTCAACAGCAGTTGTATTCTCCTCTTTAATTGGAGACTGAAGTTTTGCTAAAAAAGGCTGAGAACAACACAATTCCATCTGCTGAGGTTCAAACTGACCAAAATTAATtacacatttaatatatttacataaatttctgcaaagtaaatgaaatacttaatatcagttaataaatataaaaagttggTATACCAAGACACATAGATCTGACCACATGTAAGTATTTACTATTCTCTGCTATTGTAACCATTATCATTTGctataaattagttttaaaaaaggagagaggaaaaaagaaaagaaaaaagaaaagaaaacctaaggaaatttaaaattttctttgagaGAATCATTCTGTCACTCATCTTTTATTTTGTGCCAAATCAAAGCCTTCAGCCTCTGGCACCAATGCCACTTAATTAACATGTCATTCAAATGCCTCCTCAGAACACTAAGGCTTAGTATTTTTCCTCCTTAACATGAGAGCCAGTGCTCTCACTCAGCAAAGCCCTGCATTATCACTATATCACTGGAGATTCTCCACTTGAAACTGCAGTTGGCCAATGTGAATGAGGAAGATAGACATGAAATATATAGGTGTTAGGTTGAGTGAACACTCAGACATTTCCTGACATGGCAAGATCTCTTCTTGGgtcataaaattaaattttaaaaaagaaaatgaacaagaaaaaaaaaaaagatctatagCTGAAAACAGGCAGAGGCCTATCACTATACTACAGGGGAAAACCCCTGTTGTAGACTATAAACTATATTACCCATTTACTGTTCCCCTCCCCCGCTCCCCACAATTAGGCCTCATTTGAGTTCTACAGCTCACTGCTCTGCCCTTTAAAACAGGGTTAACTATTACTTTTAACATGGAACAGTTAAAATTTCCCACAAAGTCAATGAATGGAGGGCTGAAAATTAATGCCTATTCCATTAGTCAAAACACACTAACACTGATAATGttccaattatttttttcatacccACAATTTTGCTTCCATTGTTTGCTATACTACTCTTTTGAAACCTTGTAACACCTTAATCACAGTAAACTGACCAATCCAAACAGTTTTTCCACTTGTCTTTTTGACACTTCACATTTTACACTTTGATTAGAGATAAACTGCAAACTTACATCAATTATAATTGCAAAGATGTTCAATTAGAAACCAGCAAGGTCATAATACTGTTCAGTTattaacatgaaatatttaaaaatataacaacattATTATAAATACAGATTCAATATTAACTTCTAATATAAAGAATGAATTATTTCAAACtgttaaggaaaagaaatgataaaatagtGACTGGCTACTTACAAAGATGAGACATTAATGTCAcagaaattactttctttttaaaaactatgctgAAACTGTTTAATTGCAATAGACACTCCAGGATGTGTCATGCTGGGATAATGCCCCTTCTTGAACCACTGAAAGCACTCCATGAGCCTCCAAACTCACCCAAGGCATGGAATCATTATCATAGCATGACACACACCTGCCGTGTCTTATTGCTTAATTATAACCCACCATAGATGGAACTGTATTGAATTTTCAGTGCAGGTCTAGAATTGAATAGAATTGCATTCATTCACTCTCATACCCACATTGGTCTTTTGGGCTATATTCCCTTAACTGTCCTGATCACTACTGAAATTAACAGATTTAGATTAAATCTGGATGTAAATAACCTTTTGTTAGCAACACTATTAATATAGTGTTTAGAACTGTCAAATACTCCAACTAATTTAACCACAATTAATGTCTATTTTCAATATCGGGTTATCATTTTAGCAAGAAATTTACctgtaaatataaaatgtgttgtTCAAGTGCACTAAAGAGCAATGCAGGCTGGAATGCCGAGAGGCTCTGGAGCTTGTTCCAATCGATTGTAATTTTCACCACATCATCTCTGAGGTTAAGCTTCAAAGGGGCAAACCAGCAACATCACAAAAATTACACAATTAAGCTGTACATATGAATTGTCACAAAAATAAGATTTCTAGAGTAACGGGTCTATTTTGCTCTAAGTTATCAAGTTTTTAATAATACACTGAAATGCTCTACGCAGTTCCATTTTAAGAGGCCAAAAAAGCTACAGAttttcataaaaaacaaaaacaacatgacATGTCATTCAAATTCTATTCTTGGGTCTGTGTAATGCGACCATTTTAGAGGTAAAAACCATTCATGAAAGATGAAAAGATGAAGGCTCTTTTGATACTTCAATATCTACAAACCTTTGGATGGAGTCCAATATAGGCCTGCCCTATTCAGAATCCTACTACTTCTAGCTCAGAGCCTTAAACAGAGGAAGTACAACTGTTTTGTGAAAGTTTTAACATGCATCTTTCTCTTTATGTACACAAATACATATCAGAAATATATCATTATTCTGATGTCCTCCAAatcacatttttagttttttaacttttaaccaatttttaaactaatttaaaagTCAAGATTATTCATACATATAAAGTGTAGGGATAAATGGCAACAtgtttatttcaaatgaaaaactaTTATTTAGCTACAGAAGTCTGAAGCTGAAAAACAAAGACTTCTCCACTATAGTGACATAAGTTGCCAGACTGGATGAAATGTCCAGATCTTTTGCTAAATGCTAAGATATCAGTGCTCATTATATGGAAATTTCTATCAGTTGGTGATCTAATAGAATAAAATCATACCCAGAAAACTACCAACAACCTGAATATAAGATTATCATCAAAATGAGTGAAAAGTTTACAATGAGAGCGCCCATCTGCAGTCTTTTGAGTAAATAAAAGTGAACCATCACAAACTTTTCTAGGGACATGTGTTTATAGCATAGTATAAGAATACACTTCATAGTGGAATCAACTTAACATAATTTATTCAAAATGAGTCATCTTTTCTACAAAATAAAGGTGTTACATGAGTTCAAATACAGATTTTATTAgtcataattataataaaaaagatgaatcACTGTACAAAGATCAAAAAGATGTAAGGTTAccaataaaaagataatatattgAATACTTTGTGACAGAAATGAAGATGAGAACAGAAGCATTTAGAAGTCCATATTAGACAAGCGTAAAGATACATGAAATTTCATGTAGGCTGCACTGGCAAAGATTATAATATGTTAAGATTTTACGTTAAAGTGAATGCattcatttacattattttaattcctATAAAGATTTTGTTAGACAACAACCTGTATTATGTATGGAAGTAACCTATTATTGTACTttcatagtcttcaaagagatctacAGTTGATCACAGAAAACTTAAGAATACAGCTTGGGGATAAAGCAGGCAAATCCTCAACCAAAGCAAAGTATCACATTTTCTAGAGAAAATAACTTATAGAAAAATAAGTCTTAATGTTTCGTTCATAGTGTCATTTCAATTCAGCAGAATTACATAAGCTTCAAGTGCAATTAAGAATAACTGGTCTTTTAAGAAACTCACATAATAATGTcacaaattaatttaaaactatTCTAATACACCtaactattcattcaacaaattcaTTATTAGTAATATGAATTCTATGCATTTTGCCCTACAGAACTTGGAAGAGTAAACCATTCACTCGAAAATCTCTATTAGTCTGCTATTAATATagactatttaaataaatattttcagtaaaCACTTTACTAAATTAATACAAAAATCCAAGCTAAAAATAAGTAAGTGTTTAGCTTGGTAAGATGGACCATCCAGAGGCAAGCAAAAAGGTTAAAATTAGTAAATTTTGTGATCTTAagtaaaaaattctttttaacatTCAGTTTTATGTTTCCTACTGAGATCTAATAATACAATGATACTTAGGGATGACACAGGATGAAGTTAGGCATGTTACAACATACCTTCTAGAAATCTTTTAAAGTGGTTGcaaaagaaaatactgatttCTCTGGGGGCAATTTTGCAAGTGTGGAACTCTGGCTTTCACTCTTAATACTTCTCAAAATATAGAGTATTATGAAAACAGTTTGCATTTAACTGATGAAACAATCATATTTTTGACACCTGTATAGGAGGTCCCTTCACTGTGTCATGGTAAAGTAACCAAATATTTACTGTCAACATTTTTGACAGGTGACACAAATAAATTGTAATCGCTTCTTTACTTGTAGAGTACttgaatgtttaaaattttctaatgaGTTTGAAAAATTCAGTATGCTAAATGTTTCAAAAGAAACGTTTAAATCATtgctcagtatttttaaaaaatattccatctTCTGTTAATAGGTGAGCATAAACTTTTTTCATCTTgacattagaaaataaacaaacttaaGTTCCAACGTCGCCATAAAAAGTTCTCTAACTTTTAAACCATTTAAAAGGTCTTGGGTCTTAAGACTGGAATATATAACAAAACACCCCAAGCCTTTAAAAAACGATTTCGGTAAGCACTTGGCAAACAACTGAATTTAAAAGTTGTATCTTTAAGCAGACTCCATTAATAATTGCGTCATTACATAAAACCGTTTAACTTACAGTAATGTTCTTTGTAAGACACAACAcactatgattttttaaaatagtaactttttaaaaagctgattctCCATCTACTCaaggctttaaaaataattttcacaaatCAGACAAATGTTCTATTTTCATAAGAATTTACCATTATCTTTGACACAAATGCCTGCCGTGTCCACATGCGCTAGTGCCAGCCTCAAAACAAACTTTTACGGCTAGAAAATGGTCTATGTaagatagaaaatatttccttttaaaaggcAGGTAAACAAGCGtacttttaaattgtttctcatttaaaacttgcttttaattttacaccGTGAAACGAAACAGTGACTTGATCGAAGAAGCCCACTAAATTCAAAACCAATTTTACTATGGCATTTCTGCAAAAGCGATTTATCAGTCAGTTAAACTAGTTAATAGTTAAATAACGACAGTTCTAAACGCAAACAGCATCAACGATGGATAACTCATCCAACTTTACGCTAGAAGTATTTTAAACGAATTCCTTTTACTTTCCTCCCCATTTGAAAGGGTTATAGATGCCCAAAACAGCcccaaggaaaaaagaaataaacaaaaccaagTAACTCATAAGAACAAATTACTCCTTCCCCCCGGCCAAGAAAAAGCTAATAAGCGCGCGCTTTTCTATAAATCTCAGGCCTACTGACCAACCAATTCCCATAAAGAGTAAGTTGGAGGAAAAAGGACCCTGAGCGCTAGGCGCCTCCTAAATTCGCAGTGAAGCTTTTC
This region includes:
- the MBIP gene encoding MAP3K12-binding inhibitory protein 1 isoform X4 translates to MAAATELSRPNSGDRSLERRCSPSLSREVLYEIFRSLQTLVGQLNLRDDVVKITIDWNKLQSLSAFQPALLFSALEQHILYLQPFLAKLQSPIKEENTTAVEEIGKTEMGNKNEANDKFSIGDLQEEEKHKESDLGDVKKTQIHFDPEVVQIKAGKAEIDRRISAFIERKQAEINENNVREFCNVIDCNQENSCARTDAIFTPYPGFKSHVKGGPVPRDIYQRIKKLEDKILELEGISPEYFQSVSFSGKRRKVQPPQNYSLAELDEKISALKQALLRKSREAESMATHHLP
- the MBIP gene encoding MAP3K12-binding inhibitory protein 1 isoform X3, with translation MAAATELSRPNSGDRSLERRCSPSLSREVLYEIFRSLQTLVGQLNLRDDVVKITIDWNKLQSLSAFQPALLFSALEQHILYLQPFLAKLQSPIKEENTTAVEEIGKTEMGNKNEANDKFSIGDLQEEEKHKESDLGDVKKTQIHFDPEVVQIKAGKAEIDRRISAFIERKQAEINENNVREFCNVIDCNQENSCARTDAIFTPYPGFKSHVKGGPVPRDIYQRIKKLEDKILELEGISPEYFQSVSFSGKRRKVQPPQQNYSLAELDEKISALKQALLRKSREAESMATHHLP
- the MBIP gene encoding MAP3K12-binding inhibitory protein 1 isoform X6 produces the protein MAAATELSRPNSGDRSLERRCSPSLSREVLYEIFRSLQTLVGQLNLRDDVVKITIDWNKLQSLSAFQPALLFSALEQHILYLQPFLAKLQSPIKEENTTAVEEIGKTEMGNKNEANDKFSIGDLQEEEKHKESDLGDVKKTQIHFDPEVVQIKAGKAEIDRRISAFIERKQAEINENNVREFCNVIDCNQENSCARTDAIFTPYPGFKSHVKVSRVVNTYGPQTRPEGIPGSGHKPNSMLRDCGNQAVEERLQNIEAHLRLQTELFWKKKKSSTTSKLFTG
- the MBIP gene encoding MAP3K12-binding inhibitory protein 1 isoform X5, whose amino-acid sequence is MAAATELSRPNSGDRSLERRCSPSLSREVLYEIFRSLQTLVGQLNLRDDVVKITIDWNKLQSLSAFQPALLFSALEQHILYLQPFLAKLQSPIKEENTTAVEEIGKTEMGNKNEANDKFSIGDLQEEEKHKESDLGDVKKTQIHFDPEVVQIKAGKAEIDRRISAFIERKQAEINENNVREFCNVIDCNQENSCARTDAIFTPYPGFKSHVKVSRVVNTYGPQTRPEGIPGSGHKPNSMLRDCGNQAVEERLQNIEAHLRLQTELFWKKKKSSTTSTELFTG